Genomic window (Zymoseptoria tritici IPO323 chromosome 1, whole genome shotgun sequence):
GGCACGACCTTGCCTGTTTACTAGATTGATGGAGTTGGGATCTGATTGATACCCCTTTTGTTTATTTGCTTTTTTTTTTCGGAAAAGCGATTTGCTTGGTTTTGGGATTTGGGATCTGTTTACCTGCATGGCGTTGGAGGAAAAAGGCATCAAATTGGGCCAAAAATTGGAAGCGTGTTTGGACACTGGGACATCATCTTTGGAGCGAGCATTGATAGacaggagaggaagagagaagaaggacaacaGCCCGAAACGCATTAGAATAATACCTAATCCTTGAACATCAGTGCTTGAAAGCACTTTAAGCATCACCTGCATTCCATCACCATTTTCACACTCTTATCATCCACAACATGACTTTCTGGATCGCAAGATACTCCACCAGATATTCCAGATCACATAGAATGTTGTCGCGACGAGATCGCATGTGACAAACAAAAAAAACGTCCCGCCAAAACGCCATCCATCGTGGCTGAGTAAACACAGCTTCGGACCTGCCGGATCAGCCCTTCACCACCACGACGACAACACGCAAATACATCCAAACTGCAAAGACATCAGCTCCAGCCACAAAGTGACGTCCAAAATCATCTGCAGCGCCAGTGCTTGGACGACTGCAAGAGCCAGGAATAGACAGGGAATACTGGCTGGTTATATGCGCCATCCTGGTCTTGGTTGATTGGAGCCACATATTTGACATCATCTGAGGCTTGGAAGACCGGAACCAGGTTGGACCTCACTTTTGATCTTTCTGGAGGAGTATCGCGCGGGCAAGAACGTGGTATCAAAAACCTTCAAGCAGCCAGTAGCCGGATCCAattcgaggaagacgatAGGACCTTTCACTGGACCACATTCCTACCGCGCACGTGGAAAACCAAGATACCGCCTCACTCTGAAAGAGACACACTTGGTCCAACTCATCTCGCGAACATAGTGATTGGAGAAGCGAAAAAAATCAACCCGAATGAGCGCCTTCCACCCCAAACTCCACGCCGGCGGGCCCAGCGgcgtcggcggaggcggacCCAGTCTCTCCCAATGGACCGGTACCTCCAGCTCGCTCAGCGCCAGCATCGCGCTCGACCAAGATCCGAACCAGAGTCCCACACACAACCCGAATCAGGGTCAGGTTCCTGCAGGGACGACGACAGTCGCGTATACCAATTTGGACGTCTTGTCGGGAAGGGTGTTGgtgaggacgacgaagagtGCGGATATTGCTAGTATTGTCGTCAAGTTGGAGGGAGAGAGTCGGTCGAGGTTGATGACGCCGCCGGGACCGAATGGAGAGAGGAGtcgggcggtggtggagtaTCATAAGGTGTGTTCTCACTGGCATTGCATTCTCAAGGATGTGTTGTTTTTTCACCACAGACTTACATGGCTTTTAATCACAGATCCTCTACAAAACCCAAACCGTTTTCCCACCAAGCTCCATCGGCCATCAACAAACCAACACCGCCGGCTCACCCAcctttccctcctcctcgcgccAATCCTACACCCTCCCCATCGGCACCCACGCCTACCCCTTCTCCTTCAAACTCCCCTTCAACAACTCCTGCAATGCCCACCAAAACGCCCACGTCCCCGTCATGGTCGGCATGGACGTCGCCATGCCCGCATCTCAACACGTCAAACGTACTCTTCCACCCACCCTCAGCGGATTCCCGGGTGAAGCGGAAATCCGATATTTCGTCAAAGTCACCGTCGTGCGGCAGTCGTTGTTCAAGGAGAACCCGAGGGCATATGCGCCGTTCAATTTCTTTCCCATCGAACCTCCCAGGCCGAGGAGTTCAGGTTCGGAAACTTATGCAAGGCAGAGACATGCGTTTACTGCGTTTCCTTCAGGGGAGCCGGTCTCCGCTTCGAGGGAGAAGATGCGCCATCTGTTCAGCTCAGGTGGTGATTCGAAGTCTCCTCCCAGTCCCACCGCTGTGCAGTCGGACCACCCAGCCCCGGCCATCAGCCTTGACGCTCGACTCCCCGAACCGGCCATCTTGACCTGCAGCCAATCCATCCCGCTCCGCCTCCTCATCAAGCGACTCAACACCTCCACCGATCCAATCCACCTGACCTCCTTACAAATCTCCCTCATCGGCCACACCAAAATCCGCGCGCACGAAGTCTTTCGCACGGAAAGCCAGTCGTGGATCGTGATGAGCAAGAGTAATCTCGACATTCCCTTGCTGGAgacagcagcaggaggaggaggaggggaaggaCAGGAATGCGTGGTGGATGAGAATTTGTGGAAGGGCTGTGGACTGCCGAATACGGTCGCGCCGGGCTTTGTGACGTGTAATATTCAGAGGTTTTATCAGATTGATGTGAGGGTGGGGTTGGCGTATCGAGGGAGGGGGAAGGAAAAGGTACGCTTTGCGTGGACTACGATGGGGAGGATGGGTGGGGGTGGTGATGGTATTGTACGCGGCGAGCTTGAGATGGAGGACGATGCACACGCAGAGGCTCCACCCTTTGCAACACTTGCCCGCATCCGATCAtaccctccaccaccaccgcaacTCCCTCTGTGGTCCTCCAGAGAGACTTTCGCAAGACGATCAGCTGACATCTCCACTAGCCACAAACCATCATCCTCCccctccgcctcgacgcCCAAGTCTTCTCCGGCATCGCACCTCCCCCCGAAGTCCTCGCTCGCATGGCCGCCGCGTCAGCCACCCCTGCCACCAACCCCATCAACGCGAAACTTCGAGCCGAAGGCCGTCAAGACCCGGACTTTGGAGCGAATACTGTTCCTTACACGCCTGTTGAAGGgatgggtggaggagaggagttggGAGAGGCCCCGCCGCCGAGTTATGAGGATGCGATTGCGGAGGATGCGGCCCCGGTGAGGGCGCCGAGACCGGTTTATGTGCCGccggtggcggtggaggatcGGGTTttgggtggaggtggggaTGAGAAGAAGGGGTGGCATTGAAGTTGAGTGGGCACAGCTGGGCttggacgatgatgatgatgggtATGGTTATGGATGGAGAGGTACGAGTAATGAGATAGATGTTTGCATAATACCAGCGAAGTGATAGTGTGACGGTCTTCCGCCAGCATGACCGGCGTAACGATACCTCACTTCTGCGCCCCGCTCCAAAGCCTCACCAGCGGCCCACCTCTCCCATAAACCGGGTCAAATGCCGGCACAGGCACTCCCTCGGTCTTCGCAGTAATCTCCTTCGTCGTATCCGGATCGGCCTTGCAGAAATTATTGTCCCACTTCGGAGAGCCCTACATTCGCCACATGCGCTTGTCAGCGAGCCCATTCCGGGCCAGGAGACATGGATGGGAGAGGACTGACTTTGGGGTAAACTCCGACATACTCGTAGTCGGGACTGCTCGCTACATTCCGGTGCGCGACTCCCGCGGCGTGAACGGCGATGTCGCCGGCCGAGAGGCTGAATGTCACGCCTGGAGAGGTGGAAGGGGAGTCGAGGGGTCCTACGCCGTAGAGACTTCCGCGATTTTGATAGTCAGTGGAACGGCACATTGACTTGTTGTTCAGCGTATGAGGTACTAGACATGATCTGATCAGCTCGTTATCGAAGCTAACGGTTCGAAGGGCGAACGCTCTCACCCATTCTGTCTCGCCACTTAGCACAGCATAGCACTCATGCGTGTTTGAGTGGAAATGTGCGGTCGGGTAGTGCTTGAACACGCCGCCTCTGTGCCATTCGTTCTGAGCGAAGAATTCGGTGATGGAGTCGACGGTTATGGGTGAGGGGAGGACGTTGCGGTATACGAGGACCGGGAGGGTGGAGTTTGGGCAGTGGGGGGTTGGTGTGGTGTGGTAGATTTCTGGGTCTTGGTGTGGCATGTTTGCTTTCTTTGTTCCTTGAACTGTGTGCGTGCTGTCCGGTACTGTGGGGCTGCTTTGATCGATATGTACAGGGTGTGAAGTTGTTGTATCGAGAGAAGGTTGAGAGAAGGTTGCTTGGAGTCGGATATGGTACTGGAGCTTGAGCTTCCCCACTTGAGGTGATGCGTGGCTGATGAGGTATGGAGTGAACGTCTGACTGCGATATTTGGGACATTTAAATCCCGTGAAGCTAGATGTGTTCGATGCGGGAACGACGAAGAAGTTGTAAATGCTCATCACGCTCGATGCCGGCTTCCCATGTTCTCACAGTTTTTGACATGCCACGCTTCTGGGTCGAAACGGCGTTCATGCTTCGTAAATAGCAGTAGACTGCTTGTCGATCGTGCGTTTCAAGCGACATGATCTTGGAGTTCTGTTCAGGTGGGTGTGGCATGCTGTGAATCCGGTACCCAAGTCAGGGCTCGAGATATAATCGGCGCTTTCCCATACGCTAGTTCAACTTAGGCTTCTGGAAGTGAATCTTGGGAGACCCATGGAATTGAAAACCCACGTTGCCAATGCCAATGCCAGTCTTGAAAATCTGGCAGGCCGCTCCTTTTATTTGGTTTCGTCCTGCGTCagtttcttcttcttccctaCACAGACAAACATCTGCCAAATCTTACCAAAACCATCAGCTCCTCGGCGAACAAACACCTTCCCACTTCGATAAGCCGTAAAAGCTTTTCAAGAACCACCATCAGACCGAGACAATGACGGAGATCAACCCACAGACGGAATCGCCGTTCTTCAAGATCTCAGGAGAGTTGCGTAATCATATTTATGAGCTTGTTTTCAGCGTGGAAAAGCCAGAAATCGAAGCCGGCATCATACTCCGGAAGGACACAATGGTCGATGCCCCTGATCAGATCGCAAGCTCGCAGGTATGGATGATTGTACCGCTGGAGAATCATGTCGCTGACCATCGAAGCAGACCCTGAACCCCAAATTCGAACGATTCGTGCTCGACGGCGAAGTCAAGCCAAGCGTAAGTCGCTGTGATTCGATCCCCCTGAATTCTCCATACTGATCCGAATCCTCACTACAGGTGCTTTCCCTCCTCCAGACGTGCCGCTGGGTCAACCGCGAGGCAGAGTCGATCTTCTACGTAATCAACAAATTCCAGATGAGGTCGCCGGAGCACTTCGAGGACATCACAAAGGACGTCGGCATAGAGCACCGCGTCTCCCAGATCCGGTCCATCACACTGATGCACACCAACGATTGCCGCAGCCGGTACAACCTCGATCACCTGCCGAATTTGAAGACTTTCCGCCTACAGCTTGACATCCATGACCATGTTATCAAGTGGTGGGATGTGACCAAGCCGTGTGTTCGCGCGATTCTGGCAGAACTTCCTCTTGAGACAAAAGTTGAGCTTGTGCCGGTGATGACATGGCATAGGCTTATCGACCGCCGTCGGATTGATTTGAGCCACGAGGCTTATGGGATCAAGATGGTAGGCGAGTTCGCAGAGGAGGCGCAAAATCTCATGAAGGCGCGGTTGGAGAAGGGGTGCAAGCAAGCGCCGGCTGGGCCGGATGGCCAGAGCACTCCAGGCTGGCATTTCGCAATGCTCGTACTATCAGCAATGCCGCCCCGGCCGCTTCTCAGGCGGTTGGAGATGATACCGTTCTTCGGCTTCAAAGCATACTGCAAGTCTTCCAGTCAGTGGTGATGCTGGGCCAACGGGGCCAGTGTGGGAAGGGCCGAAAGGACTGGCCTGCTGGGGGTGAGGGAGGACCTGCACGGGCCAAGATAGAACAATGGAATCTGACAGCCAGTAGGGCATCTGTATTGAGCGTATTGAACATTTAGCAGATCCGTTCCTGAAGATCCGAAGGAGTTTCTCTCTTGCGGGTGACCAGCGTGCATCCCTACAATTGACCCTTCTTCTGCATCCTCCTCTTTTTGACCTCGAATCCACCTCCAGCACCATCGCCTCTAGGTCCATCTTCTGTCGCTCGTCTCTTTCTGCTCTTGTCCAGCTGACTGTCCTTGCCCTTCCTCCTGGTCAAGTCGCCGATGCGGTCCAGGTTCACACCCAGACCTCGCCATTCCTCTCCACCGAAGCCACCATCCGAAGGCTTGCCCAGTCCTTTTCTCGCTCGCTCTTTCTTCGACATGACTGGCAGACGGACGAGGTTCGTCTCTTCGTAGTCTCTCCTCTCTGCTTCTTCGCGCAAGTTCCGTGCGGATTTGGTCTGTCGTCCGCCTGAAGCCAGGTTGCTGCCTATGCTGGGCTCAGCGAGTGGAGCGGTTGATAGTTCAGTCGAGACGTATTCGTCAAGAGTGGCCGATCGGTGAGGTTTGCGCTCGGCTTTGGGTTCGCGGCGCTCGGTGGTGGGCATGGAGGTTGCAGAGACGCGAGGCGGGCGGTAGACACCATCAGAGGAGGCAGTAGACTTGTTGCCACGAGTGGTGTCGGCTTCAGCAGTTTGCGATTGGATCGTCTTGAGGTTGGGTTGGTAGGCGGTCATATCGGCGCCCAGCTCGGcatcgctgtcgctgtcgctgtccTCCGACTCGTCGTCCTTGTTGCTAGCTTTGGCCATTGCAAGAGCACCTTGCTTTGCCTTGTGCGCCGCAGCTCGCTCTTGGTCCTCTGCCGCCTTCACAACCCGGTCGACCTGGTATTTGAGCTTCAATTCAAGCGGCTTCACACCTCTTTCCAAGTAGACTCTATGCTCGACCAGCTTTTTGGTGATGTCCTCACTGAGCTTCTGAGTCTCCTCAGCCTTGTCGCCATTTTTGATGCTTCGAATGACGTTCAAATTGCGCAGCGCAAGAGCTTGAAGGTAGGCGAGGAAGATCTCATTCTTCGTGTCGAAGAGGGTATTGCCATTTTCTGGGAGAAGGAATGTCTCGGCGGTGGGTAGACCTTGTATCGCAGATTCAGTCGCAGATGTGAAGTTGGCAAGCACTTCAGGGAGCGCCGTTGCGGTGGCCATGTTGGTTGATGTATTCAATCAAGTTCGAGGGCTCAGACTACGAAATTTTGGCGTCGTTCGTCTAGATCTAGGTGCTGCAACCATTCAGCCGAAGTGTGTCCGACGACTTCCAAGCATCCTCGCGACCTCCACCTACTTCGATATGCATTGCATTTTTCTAGAACAATGCCCTAATGCGACACTATCGATCACTCACGCGCTGCGGAGTTCGCACGCTTCTTGGCTTCGAGCGGCTAGCATAATTTGCGTTCATTCAACCATGAGCCAGGCCACTATGCAGCGAGAGGCCCGTCAGCAACCTCATGTCGAGAGCAATGCCTCGCGTGAAGCGCACATCGCACGCAATGACCGACGACGTCACTCCTTGACCGCAGGACACACTGAAGCATAATCAAGCACGTCCAACGAACGTTCTTCGAAACGAAGCTGGTCTACAGCCTCGCATTGGCCGTTCCGAAGCACGCGAGGTCACCCTACTCTTAGCGTAATCAAGCACAACTTCCAAGGACCGCCGGCGATATGCGAGAGCCTTCCGGTTGGCACAGTCGCTCTACGATGCGTGCAAGATACCATAGCAAGTGGCAAGCACGTGAGGTAAAAGTGGAATCCCAgcttggccttcttcgaaTTCACTTGGCACCTGCCTCATTCAACCAAGCTTCGTTCCTTCTGCAACGCTCCATTGAACGATATCACTTGGCATGGTGCATCACTCCCTCTTTTGGACCCCTTCCTGGCCCCGTTACATCTGTTGCACCGCAGAGGTCGTACAACCTTGGAAGCTCGTTCGCTGGGTTCGACGTCGTCTCGCATGATTTGGCTCCGACGCAGGGACGGCCAAGATGCTTTCGCCTGGAAAGAGGCGAGAGGAGCTGCGGGGACGGGGAGGGATGCGAGAATAAATAGGCGATGTTGCCCATATTCCTGCCATCAAGGTGTTTTTAGTTCACTCTCAaccacttcacttcattATCAAGATGGTCCGCACCTCTCTCTTCGCGGCATTGGCCGCTGCTGCCGTCGTGGGAGCTACCAACGTTGATGGACCTATTGAAATCCTCGAGGTCCGCCAAGATGCCCGCATCGCAACACCGCCCAGTGGGCCACCGAAGGGCAAGGGGCCaggcaagggcaagggcCGTAAGCAATGAGTTTTGCGAGCGTTCGAAGAAATCACGTACTGATATGCAGAACAGCAAAAGGTCCGCCAGGTTACCCAGGTGGACCTCCCAAGGGACCGCCCAAACGCCCTGTCAACTCCAAAGCCCTTCAGCTTGCCATTCGGGAGAGTGAGCTCGCGAAAAAGGCCCGGGAGTTGGAACGCGCCGCATACAGCACGCCTCAACGCAACCGTGTTTTCAGCTCGGAGGGCCATACCAAAACCCTTGATATGATCACTGGCTACCTGGACACCGTTGACGACTACTACACATACGAGGTGCAAGAATTCCAAGCACTCTACTCGCAAGCCAGTGGCAATCTCACTGTTGAGGGAACGGCTTACGAGCCCACGATCTACCAGTACTCCACCTCGGGCGAAGTCACCGCCCCTATCGTCGTGGTCAACAACCTGGGCTGTGAGGCTGGTGATTACCCGGCCGAGGTCAGTGGAAACATTGCCTTGATCTCTCGTGGTACATGTCCGTTTGGTGACAAATCTGCTCTGGCCAACCAAGCcggcgctgctgctgccataATCTACAACAACATTGCCGGCCCTGTATCGGGAGGAACACTGGGCCCAACCAACCCGAATGGACTTTATGTACCCACTGTTGGCATCTCGCAAGATGAAGGTCTCGCTTTGGTCCAACTTGCCAACGCCGGCGAGCCCGTAGGTGAACTACAAGTCGACTCTGTCATCGAAAACCGCACCACCTACAATATCATCGCCCAGACTATTGGCGGTGACCAGAACAACGTCCTTGCTGTGGGAGCTCACTCCGACTCCGTCTTTGCCGGTCCGGGGATCAACGATGACGGATCTGGGACGATCGGAATCCTCGAGACTGCTCTCCAGCTCGCCAAGTTCAAGACCAACAACGCCGTCCGCTTCTGCTTCTGGTCAGCCGAGGAGTTCGGTCTGTTGGGCTCCACCTACTACACTCAGACTTTGAGCGCTGAAGAGGCCGAGAAGATTAAGCTGTATCTCAACTATGACATGATTGCCTCGCCCAACTATGTCATCGCTCTGTACGACGGCGATGGAAGCGCGTTCAACCTGACCGGCCCCCCTGGAAGCGCCGAAGCTGAGCAGTTCTTGGCCTCTTACTTTGCCGATCTCAACATTCCCACCACAGAGACCGACTTCGATGGCCGCAGTGACTATGGTCCTTTCTTGGACATCGGCATCCCTGCGGGAGGCATCTTCACGGGTGCAGAAGAGCTGAAAACGGTCGAGGAGGCTGCTCTGTTCGGTGGCGAGGCCGGTGTGGCATACGACGTCAACTACCACCAGGTCGGCGACAACTATGACAACCTCAACTTTGAGGCTTTCACCATCAACTCCAAGGCCATTGCCGCCTCCGTGGCTCACTACTCTACCAGCTTCAAGACTCTGCCGCCTCGCGATCGTGGATACGAGATCAAGGCTCGCAGCGCACAGCACAGCCACCCGCATGCCAGGTCTCTGAGGGCGAAGAACATCCACGCGAAACACGACTGTGGTGCCGCGCCGAAGGAGACAATCTAGAGCTGGAGTGAaagacgatgaggagcaGGTCGAGAACATGATCAACAAACTCATGTCTACAGTAGCAGACACAGAACTAGATCAGAATTGAAAGTGATTTGAGACAAATCCAGCAATGTACCCAACTCGTGTAGATTCAACACAGCTGTGCCACTGAGACGTCTGCTGCCGCAGCGACACATTTCATCTTCTATCAATTGCGACTGCGAAGAAAGAAGGGACACGAGCTGAGGGACTATAACGAAACTAGTTTGTAAAACGCGTGAGTAGGCAGATAGCCTGGCGAGAACAACATCATTCGAACGAGTAGTCTTGTACGCATGCACGACAGCTGTCTACACATTCCATCAAAAGAATCGTCATACATGATGCGCAGCGCTGCCTTGAGAACATCTACCCATCAGCCTCCTGGCCATCAATATACACCACTCGCCATCCATAATTCACCGCCGTAGCAGTGATACGCACAAGCTTAAAGAGAGAACAACCACCAACGCCCCGAGCGCCAGACTTGGTGCTCGCCGACCGTCTTCCGAAAACGCCAAAGCCCACCGTCCATACAATGCATCGAAACCGACAAAAAGCAAGCCGAAGATCAGAATCACGCACAAAACCGACTTCTATGCCTtgctcttctgcttcttcgacttcttcggcTCGGCGCTGTCGCCATCATCGTTCTTTCGCTTCTTGCTCTCTTTTGCGGCCTTCTTGGCTTCCTTCTCTGCTTTGCGTGCGGCTTTGGCGGCTTTTCGTGCGTGCTTCTCCTCTTTTGTCTCTTTTGTCTTCAACTTGTCTTCCTTCTTGGAGGATTTGGTCGATCCATTGAGCATTGTGGTGTCGTCGACATCGTCTTCGCTGTCTTCATCAGAGTCTTCAGCGGCACCTCCCTTTGCGGGGACTTCTTCTACAAgcttgcgcttcttgctgGATGAAGGCGCATCACCGTTGGTAAGCGCGGGCGCTGGTGCGTTCTCCGCGAGACCATCGGCGTCTGGATTGTACTTTCTTGCCTCCTTGATCTCCCACTTGGGTGGTTGTTGCTGTCCGCCTGGGCCAATGGCAACGTTGTTCATCTTGATCGGCTTGCCCTCCAATGCTCTTAACCTCCTCTCAACCATGAGACGGCCAGAGTTTCCGACGctcgacttctcctcctctgtTGGCTCTTCCTCCACGCCTTTACCACCTTGTGCCCAATCGCTGAGCGCATCGACACGGATACCGAGGGTCGCCTTGGTCGCGAGCATACGCGCAATTTTGCCCTTGTTCTTGCCAGAGGCTTGTCCGATAAGGCTGGCGTGGTAAATCAAACCGTACTTGGGCGTATCGTGCTTGGTCTTCAATGCGCGGAACAGCGCCTTCTCAGCACCGAGGATTTGAACAGTGGAGGCTGGAGACTTGGCCAAGCTCATCAAAGAGCCTGCGTGTGCGATAAGACGAGCGCCG
Coding sequences:
- a CDS encoding peptidase M28 (Peptidase M28), with product MVRTSLFAALAAAAVVGATNVDGPIEILEVRQDARIATPPSGPPKGKGPGKGKGPKGPPGYPGGPPKGPPKRPVNSKALQLAIRESELAKKARELERAAYSTPQRNRVFSSEGHTKTLDMITGYLDTVDDYYTYEVQEFQALYSQASGNLTVEGTAYEPTIYQYSTSGEVTAPIVVVNNLGCEAGDYPAEVSGNIALISRGTCPFGDKSALANQAGAAAAIIYNNIAGPVSGGTLGPTNPNGLYVPTVGISQDEGLALVQLANAGEPVGELQVDSVIENRTTYNIIAQTIGGDQNNVLAVGAHSDSVFAGPGINDDGSGTIGILETALQLAKFKTNNAVRFCFWSAEEFGLLGSTYYTQTLSAEEAEKIKLYLNYDMIASPNYVIALYDGDGSAFNLTGPPGSAEAEQFLASYFADLNIPTTETDFDGRSDYGPFLDIGIPAGGIFTGAEELKTVEEAALFGGEAGVAYDVNYHQVGDNYDNLNFEAFTINSKAIAASVAHYSTSFKTLPPRDRGYEIKARSAQHSHPHARSLRAKNIHAKHDCGAAPKETI